From a region of the Danio aesculapii chromosome 4, fDanAes4.1, whole genome shotgun sequence genome:
- the echdc3 gene encoding enoyl-CoA hydratase domain-containing protein 3, mitochondrial — MILRGFSQLLKCRGVMMKMRMKMSGDSSSLTLTEQQGGIRRIILNNPRKRNALSLQMLESLRENILTDADNPELRVIIISAVGPVFSSGHDLQELSSAEGSDLQRRVFHSCSEIMMLIQDLPVPVIAMVNGVATAAGCQLVASCDVAVASEKSTFATPGVNVGLFCSTPAVAIGRTVPRKIAMQMLLTGRPLSAQQALQHGLLSAVFSEERLEDETLAIARRVCESSRPVVALGKRIFNTQMNQSRDAAYSTAGAAMLDNLRLRDGQEGIRAFLEKRKPVWSNTDNCIH, encoded by the exons ATGATTTTGCGGGGATTTTCACAGCTGCTGAAGTGCAGAggtgtgatgatgaaaatgaggATGAAGATGAGCGGAGACTCTTCATCTCTGACCCTCACAGAGCAGCAGGGCGGAATCAG gaggaTTATCCTGAATAACCCGAGGAAGAGAAACGCTCTGTCTCTGCAGATGCTGGAGTCTCTGAGAGAAAACATCCTGACAGACGCCGACAATCCCGAGCTGCGCGTCATTATCATATCAG cggTGGGCCCAGTGTTCTCCTCTGGTCATGACCTGCAGGAGCTGAGTTCAGCTGAGGGTTCAGATCTCCAGCGGCGTGTTTTCCACAGCTGTTctgag ATCATGATGCTGATCCAGGATCTGCCGGTGCCGGTCATTGCCATGGTGAACGGCGTGGCGACGGCTGCAGGTTGTCAGCTGGTGGCCAGCTGTGACGTTGCTGTCGCGTCGGAGAAATCAACATTCGCCACTCCTGGAGTCAATGTGGGGCTTTTCTGCTCCACGCCGGCGGTGGCCATCGGACGCACAGTGCCCAGGAAG atcgcCATGCAGATGCTGCTGACGGGACGTCCTCTATCAGCTCAGCAGGCGCTCCAGCACGGGCTGCTCAGTGCTGTGTTCAGCGAGGAGCGTCTGGAGGACGAGACTCTGGCCATCGCCCGCCGCGTGTGTGAGTCCAGCCGGCCGGTTGTAGCTCTGGGAAAGCGGATCTTCAACACACAGATGAACCAGAGCCGGGACGCCGCCTACAGCACCGCCGGCGCCGCCATGCTGGACAACCTGAGGCTGCGGGACGGTCAGGAGGGCATCCGGGCCTTTCTGGAGAAACGCAAACCTGTGTGGAGCAACACAGACAACTGCATTCACTGA